From Draconibacterium halophilum, one genomic window encodes:
- a CDS encoding FecCD family ABC transporter permease, producing MNRKYFKWILFLAALLVLLLVSVLFSLSSGEVKISLSQLPQILSDNGSIEYTVLTKIRIPRILLAIGVGGALSLSGVVLQGIYRNPLVEPYTLGISGGAALGVAVAIVFGLNALSFFSLPAFGFVGALFTLFVVYFLSIKRGGLSINSMLLIGVMVSFVSSSAMMFLMSISTSDNLHNIVFWVMGSLDESNNSLIAIAFYSSLAGLAISYFFAQTLNALRLGEVKARHLGINTGLAIKLLFFVASLLTGIAVSVAGVIGFVGLVIPHVIRLVIGNDYRILLAGSFLGGAIFLILSDIIARTIISPNELPIGVITGFVGGLVFIIVLSRSKSHFKLN from the coding sequence ATGAATAGAAAATATTTTAAATGGATACTTTTTTTAGCAGCACTTTTGGTGTTGCTGCTGGTGTCGGTTTTGTTTTCGTTGTCATCAGGAGAAGTGAAAATATCGCTCTCGCAGTTGCCACAAATTCTATCAGATAATGGAAGCATTGAATATACTGTTTTAACCAAGATCCGAATTCCACGAATTTTACTCGCCATTGGTGTCGGCGGAGCTTTAAGTCTGTCGGGAGTTGTGTTGCAAGGCATTTACCGCAATCCGCTGGTAGAACCTTATACGCTTGGCATCTCCGGTGGTGCAGCACTTGGCGTGGCCGTTGCTATTGTTTTTGGATTGAATGCGCTGAGCTTTTTCTCACTGCCGGCTTTTGGCTTTGTCGGAGCGCTCTTCACACTTTTTGTGGTTTATTTTTTAAGCATTAAACGCGGTGGTTTAAGCATAAATAGTATGTTATTGATCGGAGTAATGGTCAGTTTCGTGTCTTCGTCAGCCATGATGTTTTTAATGTCTATTTCCACCAGCGATAACCTCCATAATATTGTATTTTGGGTGATGGGATCGTTGGATGAATCAAATAATTCTTTAATAGCAATTGCCTTTTACTCATCGTTGGCCGGACTTGCGATCTCTTACTTTTTTGCACAAACGCTAAATGCACTTCGCCTGGGTGAGGTAAAAGCACGGCACCTCGGAATTAACACCGGACTAGCCATAAAATTGCTGTTTTTTGTGGCTTCATTGCTTACCGGAATTGCCGTTTCGGTGGCGGGTGTAATCGGATTTGTGGGTTTGGTAATTCCACATGTTATACGTCTTGTTATTGGAAACGATTATCGTATTCTTTTAGCAGGTTCGTTTTTGGGAGGTGCTATTTTTCTTATTCTTTCAGATATTATTGCACGAACAATAATATCGCCCAACGAACTGCCTATCGGGGTAATTACAGGTTTTGTTGGGGGATTGGTATTTATAATTGTGCTGAGTCGTTCAAAATCACATTTCAAACTGAATTAG
- a CDS encoding ABC transporter substrate-binding protein, with protein sequence MRYKFILLLLIAASSVFAQDVKRVISLAPSITENIYLVGGKDKLVGCTSYCTLAVEDGVEQIGSTVDVNVEKIFALKPDLVLTMKLTKPQDLASLEKLGLKVQVMESPRTFDEICEQTMQIAKLIGNEDQAKKVVADAKEKVTEIQKKSKRLPSSKIFFQIGANPIFTVLDKTFMNDFILYCNGENIATGLEHGTMTRESILLKNPDVIIIAEMGGFGVEEQKVWNNYKGMEAVKKNKVFLISSETSCSPTPANFASALKDVYRFVSE encoded by the coding sequence ATGAGGTATAAATTTATCTTGTTATTGCTGATTGCCGCCAGTTCGGTGTTTGCACAAGACGTGAAACGTGTAATTTCGCTTGCACCATCGATTACTGAAAATATTTACCTAGTTGGCGGGAAGGATAAACTTGTAGGTTGTACAAGTTATTGCACACTGGCAGTTGAAGATGGTGTTGAGCAAATTGGATCGACAGTGGATGTTAACGTGGAGAAAATTTTTGCGCTGAAACCTGACCTTGTGCTCACCATGAAATTAACCAAACCACAGGATCTAGCTAGCCTTGAAAAGCTGGGATTAAAGGTTCAGGTAATGGAATCACCACGAACATTTGACGAGATTTGTGAGCAAACAATGCAAATTGCGAAGCTGATCGGTAACGAGGATCAGGCAAAAAAGGTAGTAGCCGATGCCAAAGAAAAAGTTACGGAAATTCAGAAGAAGTCAAAACGATTACCATCGTCAAAAATATTCTTTCAGATTGGTGCAAATCCCATTTTTACTGTACTTGATAAAACGTTCATGAATGATTTTATTCTGTACTGTAATGGTGAGAATATTGCCACGGGTCTTGAACACGGAACAATGACACGCGAAAGTATTCTTTTGAAAAACCCGGATGTAATTATTATTGCGGAGATGGGCGGTTTTGGTGTTGAGGAGCAAAAAGTATGGAACAATTACAAAGGAATGGAGGCTGTAAAAAAGAACAAGGTTTTTTTAATTTCTTCAGAGACATCGTGTAGCCCGACTCCTGCAAATTTTGCCAGTGCATTGAAAGATGTTTACCGTTTTGTAAGCGAGTAA
- a CDS encoding ABC transporter ATP-binding protein yields the protein MEQFFQINNFSCGYPGKFLLKDVGFEVTKGDFVGIIGPNGSGKTTLFRGVAGELPPLKGKIELKGQNTQKMGLKQRAQNIAIVTQNIEIGSMTVEEYVLMGRIPYHKQFQFFETKEDFAIAEKYIKLTGVEKLKGKYMNALSGGEQQLAGIARALTQEPDLLLLDEPTSHLDITHQVQILNLIRRLSRELGLTVLMIIHDLNLAGEYCDSLIMMQEGRIRKQGQPLEVLNYKDIEAVYDTVVITRVNPVSNKPVVFLVSEEVIKKS from the coding sequence ATGGAGCAGTTTTTTCAGATCAATAATTTTTCCTGCGGATATCCCGGTAAGTTTTTACTGAAGGATGTAGGTTTTGAAGTGACGAAAGGTGATTTTGTAGGAATTATCGGTCCAAACGGTTCGGGAAAAACCACTTTGTTCAGAGGTGTTGCAGGGGAACTTCCGCCTTTAAAAGGGAAAATAGAATTGAAAGGCCAAAATACGCAGAAAATGGGATTGAAACAGCGTGCCCAAAATATTGCCATCGTTACTCAGAATATTGAAATTGGAAGTATGACCGTGGAGGAATATGTGTTGATGGGGCGTATTCCGTACCATAAACAATTCCAGTTTTTCGAAACCAAAGAAGACTTTGCCATTGCTGAAAAATACATCAAACTTACTGGTGTTGAAAAACTGAAAGGTAAATATATGAATGCACTAAGCGGTGGAGAGCAGCAACTGGCAGGAATTGCCCGTGCACTTACACAAGAACCCGATTTGCTTTTGCTTGACGAGCCAACTTCGCATTTAGATATTACGCATCAGGTACAAATACTAAACTTGATACGCCGCCTTAGCCGCGAGTTAGGCCTAACAGTGTTGATGATCATTCACGACCTGAATCTGGCCGGCGAATATTGCGATTCACTGATTATGATGCAGGAAGGACGGATTAGGAAACAGGGACAACCTCTAGAAGTGCTGAATTATAAAGATATTGAGGCCGTGTATGATACAGTAGTTATCACACGCGTTAACCCTGTATCGAATAAACCGGTGGTTTTTCTGGTGTCGGAGGAGGTCATTAAAAAAAGTTAA